In the genome of Thermococcus sp. MV5, the window GGTATCCACAGTACTCACTTGGATCAAAGATGTAGATTACCAATTTGCCGAGGTGCTTTAATGCTAGGATAGCTTGTCTTTCAATTTCGTTTCTCTCACTTAACGGTCTATCCAAAAGACCAGGTGTGTCTATAACCTGATATCTAAGCCAGTGTTCCTCGAACTGCCCAACATTTATTCCCTTAGTGGTAAATGGATAAGTCGCAATCTCCGGTTTCGCATTTGTAAGCCTCCTTAACAATGTGGATTTTCCTACGTTTGGATGACCTGCTATGACTATAGTAGGAAGATCAAGATCAATCACTGGCATGTCTTTTAGAACGTCTCTGGCCTTGTTTAGATATTCCAGATTATCGTTAATGTCTTTTAAAATACTTGCAACCCTTCCGTAGAACTCCCTTCTTAATTGAGCAATTTCCTTAGGGTCTCTAGAATACCTCACTTTCTCTACGTATCTCTCTTCAAGAGCCCGAATGGTCTTCACAGCCCAATTTATTGACGCTAGTGCTTTATGAAACATCCTTTTATCTACAAGAGTATCCAAAAGCTCCTGGTAAAATAATGGAAGGGTCGAAACTCCAGGTGTTCTATTTAGAACCTTCCTAAGATTATCTCTAATAACATTTGAAACGGTCCTTATTCTAAGCTCTTCTCTCTGCCTTGCTTTACTTACTATATTTCCTCTGGGAGTAAAAGCAGATGCAGCCTTCTCAGCGCGCCTAAATGCTTTGTTAATGATCTCATCCGCCAGAAGGATAGTAGGCATTTTTTCAAATGGATTCTTCATATCCTCTCACCTTTTTCTATTTTCTCGCCGTTAGTGAGTTTCTCAAGGGGTTTTTAAAGATGTTGATGAAACTGCCTTTTATAAGACTCCAAAAATGAAGAAATTTAAAGTCTCCTCAGTATCTTTGGAACCTTCTGTGGTTCAAGAATAGTCTCCACAATATAGCCTTTTTCCACCAATATCTCGTTAAAAAGTTCTCTCCTTTCCCATCCATCCAAGCTAACCTCCTCCCCGCCCTAAAGGGCGAGGCTTAAGAAAAAGCCATACATAAAAGAATTAAAGGGATAAAATATCCTACTTTCCTGCTATTCTAACGTTTTCAAAGGCTACTGATGGCACAACCATGCTTCCACCAAAGGGGAGAACTTTTTGTTCTTTACTTATCGCATAGATGCTCGGTAATAGTTCGTAAATATTGCCACTCATCATAAAGACTGTAGACCCTTTTATCTCCCCATCTTCAATGAGGAATGCTGGATTTGCCACCACTGCAAAGTTTCCATTATCTGGGTTGCTCGAATGAGCTCCTTGGAAACTGTCCACAAGATATCCATGCTTTATTTCACTGATTATATCTCCAATCTCTCGTTTCCCATTTTCAATCACTACATTGTGAAAACCTATTCCTATTCCCCCAGTTGAAAAGTTCCTTTTTCCATTCCCTGTGCTTTCCACTTCTTTGACATTTGCCCAATAGTTATCCCAGATAAAACCCTTAAAGACGCCTTTCTCTACAAGAATATTCTTTCTCGTTGGTGTTCCTTCATCATCTGCTATTATAGGATTTATACTAAGTTCATGCAAGGGATCATCGTATACGTTTAAAAGATCACTCGAGATCGTTTCTTCAAGTTTATTCATCAGTGGGGTAGTTCCTTTCATGAGCTTCTCCCCACTAAAGGCTGGAAAGAAAGCATAATTCAAGAGACTTGAGAGGGCCCAAGGCTGCAAAATAACTTTTGCTTCTTCTGTCTTACTTCTTTCAACGTTAAATGCCCATTTGACCTTTTGAACTGCACTTTTCACAACACTTCCTACATCGAGATTAAGAGAAAGCTTTGCATCGAAGTCAAAAATTCCAGGAGTTACTTTTCCTTCTTTCATTCCCACGAGTTCAATATAAAAGAACGCCCCGCCACCTTCTTGCAACACATTGATACCATTGGAATTCATTATCAAGCTTTCTCTCCATTCAGCGCCTCCTCCTCCGCCTGCAACCACTACTCCTTCTTCCTGCAAAGCCTGATCTATACCCTCCTTGGCCAGTTCAACGAAGTAATCAGGGGATATTTCCTTAATTTCTTTATCCATTTTTCTTCGATTCCTGTATTTTCCTGGAAGTGGGAGAGAAACCCATTTTTCATCAGGTTTATTAAGCCTGGACATCTTGTATGCTCTCTCTATTGCATCTCTGAGCATTCTTTTATCATCAGTATCAACTATCGAAACTCCAAGCCTTTTGTCCTTCAGACCTCTAATTATAGTAACCACTCTTTCTCTAAGGGCCGAAGTAGAAACTTCATTAAGCTCAATATTTACACTTGCATCTCTAGTTCTATAAATGGCAATTTCAAGTTCATCAAAAAACTTTTCCCCGTATTTGATCAATTCTTCCATTTTCATCACCCAATTATTATTCCCCCATCAAAGCGCATATGAGGCCCACCAGAACTTACAAAAGCTGCTTGTCCTTTCCCACATCTTCCCATTTCAAGGCCAAAATCTCTCCCTACGGCGCTTATTTTCTTCAAAGCTTCAATTGCAATTCCACTAATGGATGTATCCCTAATTGGTTTTATTATTTCTCCATTTTCTATTACATAGCCTTCTTGAATTCCTACTTGGAATGCTGAATTAAGCTGAGCTTGACCTCCCCTGAAGTCTACAACGTAATAACCAAACTTAATATCCTCTATCATTTCTTCAAAATTCCAGTCTCCTGGCTCAAAAATAGTATTCCGCATCCTTATTATTGGCGGGTAAGTATAGTTTTCGGCTCTTGCGTGACCATTTGGTTCCATACCCCATTTGTGGGCATATTCCCTGTTTAACATTATCTGCCTGAGTACACCATTTTCAATGATATGAATGTCCGTTACAGGGACTCCTTCATCATCATACTTATCGTTTCCAAAACCGCCTTCAACTATACGCTCACTCATTGTGACGTATTCTGGAGCAACCTCTTTTCCAAGAAGATCCTTGAATGGAGAATTTATTGTCAAATCCGCCTCAGCTAAGTGGCCCAGAGCTTCATGAGCTATAAGACCTACAATTATTGGACCAGCAAGTATTGGGAATTCTCCTCTCTTAGGTGCAATCCCTTGCAACTGGGCATGAACCTTTCTAATAACTCTTTTTGCAACATCTTCATTTGATTCTTTCTCCTTGAAGAGCTCCCATCCATAATCCACGGCCCCTACTTCGTCCCTGGCTGCTGCTAGTCTTTCTCCTTCTTTACCCGTAGCCCATACGTACTGCCATACATAGTTTAATTCCCATTTTATTTTAGTCCCCTCATTTGTGAGAAGAACCTTTTCCCCACTTGCATCCTCATACCTAAGCCATGTAGATTTAATAGTACTATCAGCTTTAAGGAGAGACTCAAGTTCAGCTAATCTTTCAACTTTTTCTTCTATGGAAACTTCTTTTGGCTTTATTTTCATCTTACTCCTTACAATATCTTCATAGGCCTTAACTTCTGCAAGTTGGATTTTTTCTTTCTTTGCTTTTGCTGTGGCCCTAGCAAGCTTGTATGCATTCTCTATAGCCATACCAATCCTGTCAAGCCTATCTGTAGAAGCAAACCCCCAGGCCCCATCTGCAAGAACTCTTACAGCAATGCCTATTTGGTTCTTTCCAGCAAAAGTTGTAAAAGTACCATCCTTAAGCTCAAGGGTATTTTTGTTTATGTTCTCATATCGTATCTCTAGGTATTCTGGCTTAAATCTCTCAAGAGCCAATTCAAGAGCTTTTTCAAGTCTATCTTCCATTGCATATCACCCATAATCTAAAGGTTTAGATAATCATTTGAATTAAATACCACAAGTATAAAAGTATTTCCTTGGTCGGCAGTGAACACGATAGAACAATAAAAAGAGAAAAAGTATAAATCTCCTGACCCTATAAGAGAACAGTGGAGGTGGAAGGATGTTTGATGTAATTGCAATAGGCAATCTTAACTATGATATCACGCTTTTAGTTGAAAGATTCCCAGAATTTCATGAAAAAATCATAGCTAAAGGTGCTCATTTTGGATTGGGAGGGGCTGCCGGCAATACTGCTTCTTGGCTTGCCCAAATGGGACTTAAAGTGGGATTTATTGGTGCAGTTGGAAATGATGAGATCGGAGAGGCCCATATAAACTACTTTAAGAAAGTAGGTGTCGACGTTAACGGAATCAAAGTTATAGAGGAGCACTCTGGAATAGCAATATCCATGATAAAAGGCGAAGATAAAAGGATAGTAAAGCACTTAGGAGCAAATGCTTATCGAGAGGTAGACTTTAGATATTTATCAAAAGCAAAATACATTCACATGTCTTCAAATCCAAAGAAACTTATAGAAAAAGTTGTTGAATTTGCTTGCGAGAGAAACATTCCTGTTTTTCTGGACATTGGAGAGGCAGAAGTCCCTAAGCCTATAGAGAATAAGATAACGTACCTCCTAATGAATGAAGATGAGTTCAAACGTAAATATGGAAGCTTGAAAAATATCCATATTGTGAATACCAAAAATTTAATAATTACCCTAAACGGTGGGGGAGCATTAATCAGGAATGAGAGTGGAGAAGTTTTTAAAGTCAAAGGGTTAAGCGCCGAGGTCATTGACTCTACCGGAGCAGGGGATGCCTTTGATGCTGGATTCATTTATGGAGTGGTTAATGGATGGAAATTAAAAGATGCAGCAACTTTAGGAACTTTTTTAGCATATCTGACAGTTCAAAAGATTGGAGCCAGAACTGCCATAATACCTCTAGAGGAAATTAAAAAGAACGCCAAAAAACTTAATATAGAACTTCCCTTTTAATAACTTTTCAATCCCACTATTCTGGCTTGTCTTTCACTCCATTTATAAATTAAGTATCCCACAATTGCATATGCCCCTGAAAGAACTACAAGATATGAGATCTCACTTATCGAATTGGCATAACCATATGCAACAATCTTTCTAACAGCCTCACTTGTTGGAGCATAAGGAAGAATTTTTGCTAAGATTTGAAGTCCCTTTGGAAGTATAGAAACAGGATACATGGCACCACTTAAAGCAAACACCAACATTTCAAGTATTGTGATAAATGGGCCTGGATCTTTTAAGTAAAGTACTATCCCAGCGGCGGTCATTCCCAATCCTATCATACCAACTGCACCTACTAAAAGAAATGGAATGGCCTTTAAGAAGTTTAAAAAGTCAAATCGAATGTTAAAAAGCAAGGTAAAAATTGGAATGTAAATACTCATGTACAAAAAAGACAAGAAAATTCTAGTAAGAACATTACCCACAAAGAATGTTATTCTTCTCATGGGAGCAGCAAATGAATATTCAAGCGTGCCCGCATATAACTCCTCCACAATACTCCATACAAACCCACTTAAAAACGTGAGCCCAAACCCAAGAACCATGAAACCGAGTACCGCAAAAGTCACGTAATCTGCATACCCTGTAAGCCGTTGAAGTGCTGGAGAGTTTCTCTCTCCGGTTAATCCAATCCCTATTAACAAGGCTTGGCCTACAAAAAAGAAACCAAACATCATATCACTTATTAACCAGAGTTTATAGCTTATGAAAATACGCCAATTTTTCACTGCAACCCCATATAAAGCTTTAAGCTCACTAGTAACCCCCATACCCAATCACCCTAGTGATCTTTTCGGCCCACTTGAAAAGAGCGTAACCAATTCCCCAATATAAGGGTATTAAAAAGAAAAGCCACTTGATCTCTCCTAAAAGCTCACTATAACTCATTCCAACAAAAAGGGCCCTTATTATATACGCAGCGTGAGTTAGCGGAAAAATCTTGGAAAAAGCTATCATGGCTTTTGGCATCACACTTAACGGAAAGAAAACCCCCGAAAAGAAAAGCATAGCGAATTCAAATATCTGAGCAAAGGGGCCTATGTTTTTCAACATCATAACTAAACCTGCAAATACAAAACCAAATCCCAAAAACGCAACCAATGAAGCAAAGATAATTGGAAGAGACTTTAAAATAACCGAAAATGTAAGAGGGATGTCAAATATCACTATTCCGATTGCAAATACTACTCCCATAAGGACTGAATCCATAAGCAACCAACTCATGGCTAAACTAGACAATAATTCCACAATTTTTGCTGGTGAAAGAATATTCGTTTCAAAAGTTCCCCTTTGAAGTTCTCTCCTCACCCCCCAAACATAAGCCTCCATCGGAGATACTGAAACCCACCATAGCACATATCCTATTAAAGCATATGTGGGGTAATCCCCCATGCCCGTAGAAACCTCCAATAAAGCAGAATACCTTCCTCCAAGGATCGCCTGACCAAAAAATACAAACTGTAAAAGGAAGACTAGCCCAACTAATACAGAACTTATAACTCGAAGGGGGTATCTAAAAAACATTCTGAACTCCTTTTCAATAACTGCGGAGAGTATCAATCCCTCAACCCCCTTCCTGTAAGTTTTATGAACACATCTTCAAGAGTGGGCTCCTTTTGCTCAACGCTTATTATCTTCGCACCCTTTTTCACAAGCCACTCAACGAGTTTCGGCAAATCTTCTTCATCTACTGTTCCTCTAAGGACTGCAATATCTCTTTCTATATCCCTCTCGATAATTGCCAATCTCCAAGGAATTTCATTAGGTATCTTACCCTTAAGACGTATTTCAACTGCATCTTCAGCTTTAACTAATTTTTTAAGACCGTCTGGTGTGTCAAGAGCTATTATTCTCCCATGGTCTATTATGGCAATCCTATCACAAAGTTGCTCTGCTTCAGCCATGTAATGAGTCGTTAAAAGAACGGTCTTCCTCTCCTCATTAACGAGTTTTCTCACAAATTCTCTGACAAATATTGAACTTTGAACATCTAAACCTAGGGTAGGTTCATCTAGAAAAAGTACCTCTGGATCATTTATCAGGGCCTTTGCTATTGCTAGGCGCTGTTTCATTCCGCGCGAGTAGTTCATTACCAAGTCATTTCGTCTCTCCCACAACCCAACAAACCTAAGAAGTTTTTCAATCCTTTCTTTCTCCTCTCTTTTTGGCACATAATAAATCCTTGCGAAATATTTGAGATTTTCATAACCACTCAAACGCCAGTAAAGGGTTCTTTCTCCTTCTGCAACAAGGTTTATTCTCTTTCTAATTTCCCTAGCGTCTTTTTTTAAGTCATAACCTAAGATCTTCGCATTACCCTCTGTTGGCTCTAAAAGAGTGGTGAGAATTTTTATTGTGGTCGTCTTTCCTGCCCCATTAGGACCAAGAAGACCAAAGAGCTCACTTTTTTTAACCTTGAAACTAATTCCTCTAACTGCTTCAACCCATTCCACTTTCCTAAACGGAAGAGGGATCTTTTTAGGATAGCGTTTTTTTAAGTTGCTGACTTCAATAGCATGCATGGCACTTCCCTAGATTATTCATAACAAAGGAGCATAAATAAAGATAATGGTTCTCATCAGGCAAAGGCTTAAAAATAGTAAAAAGATAAACAGTAAAAAGAACCATAAGTACCCAAAACCCCGAGGATATCATGGAGGTGGCTTAATTGGAAATCACAATCGAAAAGTTTAAGCCCAAAGTTACTAGACCATTCAAAAGGAAAAACGAGTATTGGGTTAAGCTTATCGATGAAAGCGGTGAATACATAATGAAGTTCAAAACCCCTTTGGAAGCTGAAGACGCTATTTATGGTCTTCTTGATCTACAAGTTTATGGCGGAAAAGTCAAGCTAACTTTGAGAGAGGGAAATGTGATAGAGAACATTGAAGTTTTGGAACTTTACAAGCCTTCGGCAAAAGAGCTTGTTGATGAGTATTTTACTGATTAAACTGACGTCCTTTTTTATACATTAACCTCCTTTTTTCGACAAAAACCTATATATACTATAGGGTCCATAATATATAAATAGAGCCACCTAAAAGAGCAGAAAAATTAATTTTTAGCATGAAATCCAATGATTTGGAGGGCTTATTTATGGCAAGAAAAAGAACCAAGGAACTCATGAAGTTTGCAGAGGAAATCGGAGGAGAGGATGCAATAGAGGTAATCAAGGCTCTAGAAAAGAAAGGTGAAGCCACAGATGAG includes:
- a CDS encoding ABC transporter permease, producing the protein MILSAVIEKEFRMFFRYPLRVISSVLVGLVFLLQFVFFGQAILGGRYSALLEVSTGMGDYPTYALIGYVLWWVSVSPMEAYVWGVRRELQRGTFETNILSPAKIVELLSSLAMSWLLMDSVLMGVVFAIGIVIFDIPLTFSVILKSLPIIFASLVAFLGFGFVFAGLVMMLKNIGPFAQIFEFAMLFFSGVFFPLSVMPKAMIAFSKIFPLTHAAYIIRALFVGMSYSELLGEIKWLFFLIPLYWGIGYALFKWAEKITRVIGYGGY
- a CDS encoding TldD/PmbA family protein, which produces MEELIKYGEKFFDELEIAIYRTRDASVNIELNEVSTSALRERVVTIIRGLKDKRLGVSIVDTDDKRMLRDAIERAYKMSRLNKPDEKWVSLPLPGKYRNRRKMDKEIKEISPDYFVELAKEGIDQALQEEGVVVAGGGGGAEWRESLIMNSNGINVLQEGGGAFFYIELVGMKEGKVTPGIFDFDAKLSLNLDVGSVVKSAVQKVKWAFNVERSKTEEAKVILQPWALSSLLNYAFFPAFSGEKLMKGTTPLMNKLEETISSDLLNVYDDPLHELSINPIIADDEGTPTRKNILVEKGVFKGFIWDNYWANVKEVESTGNGKRNFSTGGIGIGFHNVVIENGKREIGDIISEIKHGYLVDSFQGAHSSNPDNGNFAVVANPAFLIEDGEIKGSTVFMMSGNIYELLPSIYAISKEQKVLPFGGSMVVPSVAFENVRIAGK
- a CDS encoding ADP-dependent ribose-1-phosphate kinase gives rise to the protein MFDVIAIGNLNYDITLLVERFPEFHEKIIAKGAHFGLGGAAGNTASWLAQMGLKVGFIGAVGNDEIGEAHINYFKKVGVDVNGIKVIEEHSGIAISMIKGEDKRIVKHLGANAYREVDFRYLSKAKYIHMSSNPKKLIEKVVEFACERNIPVFLDIGEAEVPKPIENKITYLLMNEDEFKRKYGSLKNIHIVNTKNLIITLNGGGALIRNESGEVFKVKGLSAEVIDSTGAGDAFDAGFIYGVVNGWKLKDAATLGTFLAYLTVQKIGARTAIIPLEEIKKNAKKLNIELPF
- a CDS encoding ABC transporter permease, with protein sequence MGVTSELKALYGVAVKNWRIFISYKLWLISDMMFGFFFVGQALLIGIGLTGERNSPALQRLTGYADYVTFAVLGFMVLGFGLTFLSGFVWSIVEELYAGTLEYSFAAPMRRITFFVGNVLTRIFLSFLYMSIYIPIFTLLFNIRFDFLNFLKAIPFLLVGAVGMIGLGMTAAGIVLYLKDPGPFITILEMLVFALSGAMYPVSILPKGLQILAKILPYAPTSEAVRKIVAYGYANSISEISYLVVLSGAYAIVGYLIYKWSERQARIVGLKSY
- a CDS encoding ABC transporter ATP-binding protein, translated to MHAIEVSNLKKRYPKKIPLPFRKVEWVEAVRGISFKVKKSELFGLLGPNGAGKTTTIKILTTLLEPTEGNAKILGYDLKKDAREIRKRINLVAEGERTLYWRLSGYENLKYFARIYYVPKREEKERIEKLLRFVGLWERRNDLVMNYSRGMKQRLAIAKALINDPEVLFLDEPTLGLDVQSSIFVREFVRKLVNEERKTVLLTTHYMAEAEQLCDRIAIIDHGRIIALDTPDGLKKLVKAEDAVEIRLKGKIPNEIPWRLAIIERDIERDIAVLRGTVDEEDLPKLVEWLVKKGAKIISVEQKEPTLEDVFIKLTGRGLRD
- a CDS encoding TldD/PmbA family protein encodes the protein MEDRLEKALELALERFKPEYLEIRYENINKNTLELKDGTFTTFAGKNQIGIAVRVLADGAWGFASTDRLDRIGMAIENAYKLARATAKAKKEKIQLAEVKAYEDIVRSKMKIKPKEVSIEEKVERLAELESLLKADSTIKSTWLRYEDASGEKVLLTNEGTKIKWELNYVWQYVWATGKEGERLAAARDEVGAVDYGWELFKEKESNEDVAKRVIRKVHAQLQGIAPKRGEFPILAGPIIVGLIAHEALGHLAEADLTINSPFKDLLGKEVAPEYVTMSERIVEGGFGNDKYDDEGVPVTDIHIIENGVLRQIMLNREYAHKWGMEPNGHARAENYTYPPIIRMRNTIFEPGDWNFEEMIEDIKFGYYVVDFRGGQAQLNSAFQVGIQEGYVIENGEIIKPIRDTSISGIAIEALKKISAVGRDFGLEMGRCGKGQAAFVSSGGPHMRFDGGIIIG
- a CDS encoding NOG1 family protein; this translates as MKNPFEKMPTILLADEIINKAFRRAEKAASAFTPRGNIVSKARQREELRIRTVSNVIRDNLRKVLNRTPGVSTLPLFYQELLDTLVDKRMFHKALASINWAVKTIRALEERYVEKVRYSRDPKEIAQLRREFYGRVASILKDINDNLEYLNKARDVLKDMPVIDLDLPTIVIAGHPNVGKSTLLRRLTNAKPEIATYPFTTKGINVGQFEEHWLRYQVIDTPGLLDRPLSERNEIERQAILALKHLGKLVIYIFDPSEYCGYPIEEQMHLFEEVYKEFGDFPFIVVLNKTDIANEDKIREVEEFLRERGVEPLRIAAENGLGIEELKKRVIKIIKPEMEAIVRNMGRIEGE